A single genomic interval of Mycolicibacterium sp. MU0053 harbors:
- a CDS encoding (deoxy)nucleoside triphosphate pyrophosphohydrolase, translating to MAVQIVVAGALIADGALLVAQRDRPSALAGLWELPGGKVAPGESDAEALIRELREELGVRVAVGARLGAEVPLGETMALRAYRVTLTSGDVQPHDHRALRWVSSSELHSLAWVPADTAWLPDLTVALGQCC from the coding sequence ATGGCGGTTCAGATCGTTGTCGCCGGCGCCCTGATCGCCGACGGTGCCCTGCTGGTGGCCCAACGTGACCGGCCGTCGGCCCTGGCCGGTCTCTGGGAACTGCCCGGCGGCAAGGTCGCGCCCGGCGAGAGTGATGCCGAGGCGCTGATCCGGGAACTGCGCGAGGAACTCGGCGTGCGGGTGGCCGTCGGCGCCCGGCTGGGTGCCGAGGTGCCGCTGGGCGAGACGATGGCGTTGCGCGCCTACCGCGTCACCTTGACCTCGGGCGACGTCCAGCCGCACGACCACCGGGCGCTGCGCTGGGTGTCGTCCTCGGAGTTGCACTCACTGGCCTGGGTCCCGGCCGACACCGCGTGGTTGCCGGACCTGACGGTGGCGCTGGGTCAGTGCTGCTGA
- a CDS encoding MFS transporter, with amino-acid sequence MTAAAPSSTYAGQGVNLALATWISTINFWAWNLIGPMSTTYAADLSLSATETSMLVATPILVGSLGRLASGPLTDRFGGRFMLIAVTLASILPVLAVGFAGSIGSYPLLLLFGFFLGIAGTIFAVGIPFANNWFDASRRGFATGVFGAGMVGTALSAFFTPRLVGWFGLMATHVIIAAALALTGLLGYLMLRNSSNFQPNTDPVVPKLLAASKLRVTWEMSFLYAVVFGGFVAFSNYLPTYIRAIYGFGAVDAGARTAAFALAAVLARPIGGALADRIPPKVVVLGSLAGTAVMAFIEVFQPPADFWSAVSFTLLAVFLGIGTGGVFAWVAGRAPAKSVGSVTGIVAAAGGLGGYFPPLVMGATYNADANHYTVGLLLLVVTALAALTYTAVFLHNREPQREAS; translated from the coding sequence GTGACCGCGGCAGCCCCGTCGTCCACTTACGCCGGGCAAGGCGTGAACCTCGCGCTGGCGACTTGGATTTCGACGATCAACTTCTGGGCCTGGAATCTCATCGGCCCGATGTCCACCACCTATGCCGCGGATTTGTCGCTCAGCGCCACCGAGACCTCAATGCTGGTCGCCACGCCGATCCTGGTGGGCTCGCTGGGTCGGCTCGCCAGCGGTCCGCTGACCGATCGGTTCGGCGGCCGGTTCATGTTGATCGCGGTGACCCTCGCCTCGATCCTGCCGGTGCTCGCGGTCGGCTTCGCGGGCAGTATCGGTTCCTATCCGCTGTTGCTGCTGTTCGGCTTCTTCCTCGGCATCGCGGGCACGATCTTCGCCGTCGGTATCCCCTTTGCGAACAATTGGTTCGACGCGTCGCGGCGCGGCTTCGCCACCGGAGTGTTCGGCGCCGGCATGGTGGGTACCGCGTTGTCGGCGTTCTTCACGCCGCGACTCGTCGGCTGGTTCGGGCTGATGGCAACGCATGTCATCATCGCGGCGGCGTTGGCGCTCACCGGGCTGCTGGGCTACCTCATGCTGCGCAACTCGTCGAACTTCCAACCCAACACCGACCCGGTAGTGCCGAAGTTGTTGGCCGCCAGCAAACTTCGGGTCACCTGGGAGATGTCGTTCCTTTACGCGGTGGTCTTCGGCGGTTTCGTCGCCTTCAGCAACTACCTGCCGACCTACATCCGGGCCATCTACGGGTTCGGCGCGGTGGATGCCGGCGCCCGCACGGCGGCGTTCGCATTGGCAGCGGTACTCGCCCGGCCGATCGGTGGCGCGCTGGCCGACCGCATTCCACCGAAGGTGGTGGTGCTCGGGTCCCTGGCCGGCACCGCGGTGATGGCGTTCATCGAGGTCTTCCAGCCGCCGGCGGACTTCTGGTCGGCCGTCAGTTTCACGCTGCTGGCGGTCTTCCTCGGTATCGGCACCGGCGGCGTGTTCGCCTGGGTGGCGGGCCGGGCGCCGGCGAAGTCGGTCGGCTCGGTCACCGGAATCGTGGCTGCGGCAGGAGGTTTGGGTGGCTATTTCCCACCGCTGGTGATGGGCGCCACCTACAACGCCGACGCGAATCATTACACCGTGGGCCTGCTGCTGCTGGTCGTCACCGCCTTGGCCGCGCTGACGTACACGGCGGTTTTCCTGCACAATCGTGAACCGCAGCGGGAGGCATCATGA
- a CDS encoding nitrate reductase subunit alpha translates to MTTHIGGRLEELLARSGRFFTPGQFSEDLRTVTRQGGREGDIFYRDRWSHDKVVRSTHGVNCTGSCSWKVYVKDGIITWETQETDYPSVGPDRPEYEPRGCPRGAAFSWYTYSPTRVRYPYARGVLVEMYREAKSRLGDPVLAWADIQADPERRRRYQQARGKGGLLRVGWAEATEMIAAAHVHTIKTYGPDRVAGFSPIPAMSMVSHAAGSRFVELIGGVMTSFYDWYADLPVASPQVFGDQTDVPESGDWWDAAYLMMWGSNVPVTRTPDAHWMAEVRYRGTKVVAVSPDYADNTKFADEWMPCAAGTDGALAMAMGHVLLTEFFVRQRVPFFVDYVRQFTDLPFLVKLEERDGTLVPGKNLTAADLGGDVASQENAAFKPALLDGATDSVVVPRGSLGFRYGDEGVGQWNLDLGDVVPALTVARDGGESAAVALPRFDTLDGHGETLVRGVPVRRVGEYRVCTVFDLMLAQYGVHRPGLPGDWPTGYDDAEHPYTPAWQEPITGVSAGQAIRIVREFARSAEESGGRSMIIMGAGICQWFHGDATYRAVLALLLLTGSMGRNGGGWAHYVGQEKCRPVTGWATMAMATDWSRPPRQMAGTSYWYAHTGQWRYDGYRADALASPLGRGRFRGRHTMDVLASATAMGWSPFFPQFDRSSLDVADEASAAGRDVAEYVAEQLGSGALQLAVTDPDNPKNWPRVLNVWRANLLGSSSKGNEYFLRHLLGTTSNLQASPTPEALRPKDVAWPEDIPEGKLDMLMSIDFRMTSTTLLSDVVLPAATWYEKADLSSTDMHPYVHAFSPAIDPPWETRSDFDAFGAVARAFSKLAARHLGTRTDVVLGTLQHDTPGAMAYPGGAEQDWRTTGQTPVPGKTMGPIAVVERDYAAIADKWSTLGPLTERLGLTTKGVTTRPDVEVQQLAAKFGVLDSGAGQGRPAITTAERMADVILALSGTSNGRLAVQGFRELEHRTGRDLVHLAEGSEERRITYADTQVQPVPVITSAEWSGSETGGRRYAPFTVNIEHLKPFHTLTGRMHFYLDHDWIEELGEQLPIYRPPLDMARLFGEPAVGARDGLGLTVRYLTPHSKWSIHSEYQDNLFMLSLSRGGPTMWMSPRDAEKIEVQDNDWVEAVNRNGVVVCRAIVSHRMPDGVVFVYHAQERTIDVPLTETTGTRGGIHNSLTRLLIKPSHLAGGYAQTAFAFNYLGPTGNQRDEVTVVRRRSQDVHY, encoded by the coding sequence ATGACCACGCATATCGGGGGTCGGCTCGAAGAACTGCTGGCGCGCAGCGGCCGCTTCTTCACCCCGGGCCAATTCTCCGAGGATCTGCGCACCGTCACCCGCCAGGGCGGTCGCGAGGGCGACATCTTCTACCGCGACCGGTGGAGCCATGACAAGGTGGTGCGCTCCACCCACGGCGTCAACTGCACCGGATCCTGTTCGTGGAAGGTGTATGTCAAAGACGGCATCATCACCTGGGAGACCCAGGAGACCGACTATCCCTCGGTGGGTCCCGACCGCCCCGAGTACGAACCGCGGGGCTGCCCGCGGGGTGCGGCGTTTTCCTGGTACACCTACTCGCCGACGCGGGTGCGCTACCCGTACGCCCGCGGCGTGCTGGTCGAGATGTACCGCGAGGCCAAGTCGCGCCTCGGCGATCCGGTGTTGGCGTGGGCCGACATTCAGGCCGATCCGGAGCGTCGCCGCCGATATCAGCAGGCCCGTGGCAAGGGTGGTCTGCTGCGGGTCGGCTGGGCCGAGGCCACCGAGATGATCGCGGCGGCCCATGTGCACACCATCAAGACCTACGGCCCCGACCGGGTGGCCGGGTTCTCGCCGATCCCGGCGATGTCGATGGTCTCGCACGCGGCGGGGTCCCGCTTCGTCGAACTCATCGGCGGGGTCATGACCTCGTTTTACGACTGGTACGCCGACCTTCCGGTGGCCTCCCCGCAGGTGTTCGGCGATCAGACCGACGTCCCGGAATCCGGCGACTGGTGGGACGCCGCATATCTGATGATGTGGGGGTCCAACGTCCCGGTGACCCGGACCCCGGACGCGCACTGGATGGCCGAGGTGCGCTACCGGGGCACCAAGGTGGTGGCGGTCAGTCCCGACTACGCCGACAACACGAAGTTCGCCGACGAATGGATGCCGTGTGCGGCCGGGACCGACGGCGCCCTCGCGATGGCCATGGGCCACGTCTTGTTGACGGAGTTCTTTGTCCGCCAACGCGTTCCATTCTTCGTCGACTATGTGCGCCAGTTCACGGACCTGCCGTTCCTGGTCAAGCTGGAAGAGCGCGACGGCACCCTGGTGCCCGGCAAGAATCTGACCGCCGCCGATCTGGGCGGCGATGTCGCGAGCCAGGAGAACGCCGCCTTCAAGCCCGCCCTGCTCGACGGGGCCACCGACTCGGTGGTGGTGCCGCGAGGGTCACTGGGTTTCCGGTACGGCGACGAGGGCGTGGGGCAGTGGAACCTCGACTTGGGCGACGTGGTGCCCGCGCTGACGGTGGCGCGCGACGGGGGCGAGAGCGCCGCTGTCGCGTTGCCGCGGTTCGACACCCTCGATGGTCACGGCGAGACGCTGGTGCGCGGCGTCCCGGTGCGGCGGGTCGGGGAGTACCGGGTGTGCACGGTCTTCGATTTGATGCTGGCGCAGTACGGTGTGCACCGGCCGGGGCTGCCGGGCGACTGGCCGACCGGCTACGACGACGCCGAGCACCCGTACACCCCCGCCTGGCAGGAACCGATCACCGGGGTATCGGCCGGCCAGGCCATCCGCATTGTCCGCGAGTTCGCTCGCAGCGCCGAGGAATCCGGCGGCCGGTCGATGATCATCATGGGCGCCGGCATCTGCCAATGGTTCCACGGTGACGCCACCTACCGGGCCGTGCTCGCGCTGCTGCTGCTGACCGGTTCGATGGGTCGCAACGGCGGCGGCTGGGCGCACTATGTGGGGCAGGAGAAGTGCCGCCCGGTCACCGGCTGGGCGACCATGGCCATGGCGACCGACTGGTCGCGGCCGCCGCGCCAGATGGCCGGCACGTCCTATTGGTATGCCCACACCGGACAGTGGCGCTACGACGGCTACCGCGCGGACGCGCTGGCCAGCCCGCTGGGCCGGGGCCGGTTCCGCGGGCGGCACACCATGGACGTGTTGGCCTCCGCGACGGCAATGGGGTGGAGTCCGTTCTTCCCGCAGTTCGACCGCTCCAGCCTGGACGTCGCCGACGAGGCGAGCGCGGCGGGCCGCGACGTCGCCGAATACGTGGCCGAGCAACTCGGTTCGGGGGCATTGCAGCTGGCCGTCACCGATCCGGACAACCCGAAGAACTGGCCGCGGGTGCTCAACGTCTGGCGGGCCAACCTGTTGGGGTCCTCGAGCAAGGGCAACGAGTACTTCCTGCGTCATCTGTTGGGGACCACCTCGAACCTGCAGGCGTCCCCGACCCCGGAGGCGTTGCGGCCCAAAGATGTGGCGTGGCCCGAGGACATTCCCGAGGGCAAGCTGGACATGTTGATGTCAATCGACTTCCGGATGACCTCGACCACGTTGCTCTCCGACGTGGTGTTGCCGGCGGCCACCTGGTACGAGAAAGCGGACTTGTCGAGCACCGACATGCATCCGTATGTGCATGCGTTCAGTCCCGCGATCGACCCGCCGTGGGAGACCCGGTCCGACTTCGACGCCTTCGGTGCCGTCGCCCGCGCGTTCAGCAAGCTGGCCGCGCGTCACCTCGGCACCCGCACCGATGTGGTGCTCGGTACGCTGCAACACGATACGCCGGGCGCAATGGCCTATCCCGGTGGTGCCGAACAGGATTGGCGCACCACGGGCCAGACCCCGGTACCGGGTAAGACCATGGGACCGATCGCCGTGGTGGAGCGCGACTACGCCGCCATCGCCGACAAATGGTCGACGCTGGGACCGTTGACCGAGCGGCTGGGTTTGACCACCAAGGGCGTCACCACCCGCCCGGACGTCGAGGTGCAGCAGTTGGCTGCCAAGTTCGGCGTCCTCGATTCCGGTGCTGGGCAGGGCCGGCCCGCGATCACCACGGCCGAACGCATGGCCGACGTCATCCTGGCGCTCTCGGGTACCTCCAACGGCCGGCTGGCGGTGCAGGGATTCCGTGAACTCGAGCACCGCACCGGCCGCGACCTGGTGCACCTCGCCGAGGGCAGCGAGGAGCGGCGCATCACCTATGCCGACACCCAGGTCCAGCCCGTGCCGGTGATCACCAGCGCGGAATGGTCGGGCAGCGAGACCGGCGGTCGCCGCTACGCACCGTTCACGGTGAACATCGAGCACCTCAAGCCCTTTCACACGTTGACCGGCCGGATGCACTTCTACCTCGATCACGATTGGATCGAAGAACTCGGCGAACAACTGCCCATCTACCGGCCGCCGCTGGACATGGCCCGCCTGTTCGGCGAGCCCGCGGTCGGCGCCCGGGACGGCCTCGGCCTCACCGTCAGATATCTGACACCGCACTCGAAGTGGTCCATCCACTCCGAGTACCAGGACAACCTGTTCATGCTGTCGCTGTCGCGCGGCGGGCCGACGATGTGGATGAGCCCACGCGACGCCGAGAAGATCGAGGTCCAGGACAACGACTGGGTGGAGGCGGTCAACCGCAACGGCGTCGTGGTGTGCCGCGCGATTGTGAGCCACCGGATGCCCGACGGCGTGGTGTTCGTCTATCACGCGCAGGAGCGCACCATCGACGTACCGCTCACCGAGACCACCGGCACCCGTGGCGGCATTCACAATTCGCTGACCCGGCTGCTGATCAAGCCCAGCCACCTGGCGGGTGGGTATGCGCAGACGGCGTTCGCGTTCAACTATCTGGGACCCACCGGCAATCAACGCGATGAGGTGACGGTGGTCCGCCGTCGCTCGCAGGACGTCCACTACTGA
- the narH gene encoding nitrate reductase subunit beta encodes MKVMAQMAMVMNLDKCIGCHTCSVTCKQAWTNRAGTEYVWFNNVETRPGIGYPRTYEDQERWRGGWIRDRKGRLRLRDGGRLAKLLRIFSNPKLPSIDDYYEPWTYDYENLTSAPLGEHMPVAPPRSLISGKPMKVSWSANWDDDLGGSPEIVPHDPVLKQVSERIKLELEETFMFYLPRICEHCLNPSCVASCPSGAMYKRSEDGIVLVDQDKCRGWRMCVSGCPYKKVYFNHKTGKAEKCTLCYPRIEVGLPTVCSETCVGRLRYLGLVLYDVDRVLEAASVPDDKDLYEAQRQILLDPSDPQVIAGARAEGISDEWIEAAQRSPIYALINTYKVALPLHPEYRTMPMVWYIPPLSPVVDAVSRDGHDGEDLGNLFGALESLRIPIEYLAGLFTAGDTAPVEAVLRKLAAMRSYMRDINLGRDTQPHIPESVGLTEEQMYNMYRLLAIAKYDERYVIPSAYAPSVQNFEEPGCSLDFDGGPGMYESGPFGEASGGPVAVAVETFHALQHRQTSEGMAANAERPSRMNLLNWDGRGVPAGMFPDGGDT; translated from the coding sequence ATGAAAGTCATGGCGCAGATGGCGATGGTGATGAACCTCGACAAGTGCATCGGCTGCCACACCTGCTCGGTGACGTGCAAGCAGGCCTGGACCAACCGCGCCGGCACCGAGTACGTCTGGTTCAACAACGTCGAAACCCGCCCCGGCATCGGGTATCCGCGCACCTACGAGGATCAGGAGCGGTGGCGCGGCGGCTGGATCCGGGATCGGAAGGGCCGGCTGCGGTTACGCGACGGCGGACGGCTGGCCAAGCTGCTGCGGATCTTCTCCAACCCGAAGTTGCCGTCGATCGACGACTACTACGAGCCGTGGACGTACGACTACGAGAACCTGACCTCGGCACCGCTGGGTGAGCACATGCCGGTCGCGCCGCCGCGCAGCCTGATCAGCGGCAAACCGATGAAGGTGTCCTGGTCGGCGAACTGGGACGACGACCTGGGCGGGTCGCCGGAGATCGTGCCGCACGACCCGGTGCTCAAGCAGGTCAGTGAGCGCATCAAGCTGGAACTCGAAGAGACCTTCATGTTCTATCTACCCCGGATCTGCGAGCACTGCCTCAACCCGTCGTGTGTCGCGTCCTGCCCGTCCGGCGCGATGTACAAGCGCAGCGAGGATGGCATTGTGCTGGTCGACCAGGACAAGTGCCGGGGATGGCGGATGTGTGTGTCCGGATGTCCTTACAAGAAGGTCTATTTCAACCACAAGACCGGCAAGGCCGAGAAGTGCACGCTGTGCTATCCGCGGATCGAGGTCGGGTTGCCGACGGTGTGCTCGGAGACCTGCGTGGGCCGGTTGCGTTACCTGGGACTGGTCCTCTACGACGTCGACCGGGTGCTCGAAGCCGCGTCGGTCCCCGACGACAAGGACCTCTACGAGGCGCAGCGGCAAATCCTGTTGGACCCCAGCGATCCCCAGGTGATCGCCGGCGCGCGCGCGGAGGGGATCTCCGACGAGTGGATCGAGGCCGCCCAGCGCTCGCCGATCTATGCCCTGATCAACACCTACAAGGTGGCGCTACCGCTGCATCCGGAATACCGCACCATGCCGATGGTCTGGTACATCCCGCCGCTGTCGCCGGTGGTCGACGCCGTCAGCCGCGACGGCCACGACGGCGAGGACCTGGGCAACCTGTTCGGGGCGTTGGAATCGCTGCGCATCCCCATCGAGTACCTGGCCGGGTTGTTCACCGCCGGGGACACCGCCCCGGTCGAGGCGGTGCTGCGCAAGCTGGCCGCCATGCGGTCCTACATGCGCGACATCAACCTGGGGCGGGACACCCAGCCGCACATTCCGGAGTCGGTCGGTCTGACCGAGGAACAGATGTACAACATGTACCGCCTGCTCGCGATCGCGAAATACGACGAGCGGTATGTGATTCCCAGCGCCTATGCCCCCTCGGTGCAGAATTTCGAGGAGCCCGGCTGTTCGCTGGACTTCGACGGCGGGCCCGGCATGTACGAGTCCGGCCCGTTCGGAGAGGCCAGCGGCGGGCCGGTGGCGGTCGCGGTCGAGACGTTCCATGCCCTCCAGCATCGGCAGACCTCCGAGGGCATGGCGGCCAACGCCGAGCGGCCGTCCCGGATGAACCTGCTCAACTGGGACGGCCGCGGGGTGCCGGCGGGAATGTTCCCGGACGGGGGCGACACATGA
- a CDS encoding 4a-hydroxytetrahydrobiopterin dehydratase — protein MAVLTDEQVDAAAKDLDGWQRSDGALRRSIKFGSFLDGIDAVRRVAEHAESEDHHPDIDIRWRTVTFALVTHSAGGITDKDVAMARDIDSIVGRPET, from the coding sequence ATGGCTGTGTTAACCGATGAACAAGTGGACGCCGCCGCCAAGGACCTCGACGGTTGGCAACGATCGGACGGGGCGCTGCGCCGTTCGATCAAATTCGGGTCGTTTCTCGACGGGATCGACGCGGTGCGGCGGGTCGCCGAGCACGCCGAATCCGAGGATCACCACCCCGATATCGACATCCGCTGGCGGACCGTGACTTTCGCGCTGGTGACGCATTCGGCGGGCGGAATCACCGACAAGGATGTCGCTATGGCGCGCGATATCGACTCGATCGTCGGCCGCCCGGAAACCTGA
- the narI gene encoding respiratory nitrate reductase subunit gamma produces MGEIFWDAIPYVTLAVVVVGSWWRYRYDKFGWTTRSSQLYESRLLRIGSPMFHFGILVVIAGHFIGLVIPQSWTQAVGLSQHAYHVQAVLLGTIAGVSTLLGITLLIYRRRTTGPVFMATTANDKLMYVVLVAAIVAGLCATALGSGLVGEEHNYRETVSPWFRSIWVLQPRGDLMVQAPMYFQLHALIGLVLSCLWPFTRLVHAFSAPIAYLFRPYIVYRSRDVAKDSELIGSQPHRRGW; encoded by the coding sequence ATGGGTGAGATCTTCTGGGACGCCATCCCCTATGTGACGCTGGCCGTCGTCGTCGTGGGCAGTTGGTGGCGCTACCGGTACGACAAGTTCGGCTGGACCACCCGGTCTTCACAGCTGTACGAATCGCGCCTGCTGCGCATCGGCAGCCCGATGTTCCACTTCGGCATCCTGGTGGTGATCGCCGGCCACTTCATCGGGTTGGTGATACCGCAGTCCTGGACCCAGGCGGTGGGCTTGAGCCAGCACGCCTACCACGTGCAGGCGGTGCTGCTCGGCACGATCGCCGGGGTGTCCACGCTGCTCGGCATCACGCTGCTGATCTACCGACGCCGCACCACCGGGCCGGTCTTCATGGCCACCACCGCCAATGACAAGTTGATGTACGTGGTGCTGGTCGCCGCGATCGTGGCCGGATTGTGCGCCACCGCCCTGGGTTCCGGGCTGGTGGGCGAGGAGCACAACTACCGCGAGACGGTGTCGCCGTGGTTCCGCTCCATCTGGGTGCTGCAGCCGCGCGGCGATCTGATGGTGCAGGCGCCGATGTATTTCCAGCTGCATGCGCTGATCGGGCTGGTGCTGTCCTGCCTGTGGCCGTTCACCCGGCTGGTGCACGCGTTCAGCGCCCCGATCGCCTACCTGTTCCGGCCCTACATCGTCTACCGCAGCCGCGACGTCGCCAAGGACAGCGAGCTGATCGGCTCCCAACCCCATCGCAGGGGCTGGTGA
- a CDS encoding cytochrome C oxidase subunit IV family protein: protein MTTTSGTSAGAAAGAAAPATTARTINLAWIALCLITIGSWWLAPAHFKNTVDPSVPITALVLLLTFIKSRLVMRYFMEVRTAPQWLRRSCDAWLVLLHLSVFVIYLF from the coding sequence ATGACCACGACATCCGGCACATCGGCCGGCGCGGCGGCCGGGGCGGCAGCCCCCGCCACGACGGCGCGCACCATCAACTTGGCCTGGATTGCGCTGTGCCTCATCACAATCGGATCGTGGTGGCTGGCTCCCGCGCATTTCAAGAACACCGTCGATCCCAGTGTGCCCATCACGGCTCTGGTGCTGCTGCTGACATTCATCAAGTCGCGGCTGGTGATGCGCTACTTCATGGAGGTGCGCACCGCTCCGCAGTGGCTGCGCCGCAGCTGCGATGCGTGGCTGGTGCTGCTGCATCTGTCGGTGTTCGTGATCTACCTGTTCTGA
- the narJ gene encoding nitrate reductase molybdenum cofactor assembly chaperone: MKLLNRGGDTTRRDRVVWQTASLLLAYPDEDWARQLDTVADLLTHLHGPARELLALAHTELSALAPRQAAEEYVATFDLRRRSTMYLTYWTAGDTRNRGVAMLAFVTAYRNSGAQAPKSEAPDHLPVVLEFAARVDPVAGRRLLAEHRVPIEVLQESLAESGSVYAHVVAAVCTTLPRATDQEVQRAQRLAQAGPPAEAVGLQPFTLTVPPRRTTEGAGHG, from the coding sequence ATGAAACTGCTGAACCGCGGCGGCGACACCACCCGGCGGGATCGGGTGGTGTGGCAGACCGCCTCGCTGCTGCTGGCCTACCCCGACGAGGATTGGGCCCGGCAGTTGGATACCGTCGCCGACCTGCTGACCCACCTCCACGGCCCGGCCCGGGAGTTGCTCGCGCTCGCCCACACCGAGCTCAGCGCGCTGGCCCCGCGGCAGGCCGCCGAGGAGTACGTGGCCACCTTCGACCTGCGCCGGCGCTCCACGATGTACCTGACCTACTGGACCGCCGGCGATACCCGCAACCGTGGCGTGGCGATGCTCGCGTTCGTCACCGCTTACCGGAACTCCGGGGCCCAGGCTCCGAAATCGGAGGCGCCCGATCATCTTCCGGTTGTGCTCGAGTTCGCGGCCAGGGTCGACCCGGTGGCCGGGCGTCGGCTGCTGGCCGAGCATCGGGTGCCCATCGAGGTGCTGCAGGAGTCTCTGGCCGAATCCGGCTCGGTGTATGCCCACGTGGTGGCCGCGGTGTGTACCACGCTGCCCCGGGCCACCGACCAGGAGGTGCAGCGGGCCCAGCGCCTCGCCCAGGCCGGCCCGCCCGCCGAGGCGGTCGGCCTGCAGCCGTTCACGTTGACCGTGCCGCCGCGGCGCACTACGGAAGGTGCCGGACATGGGTGA
- a CDS encoding mannosyltransferase: MKNPRATLLRLAPVLLLVSIAARLAWTYLVPTGANFVDLHVYIGGAQALDVPGTLYGYVYAEQTPDFPLPFTYPPFAAVVFYPLTLLPFEVVALGWTLGIMAALYGVVRISQRLLGLIGGRRSAMLWTAVGIWTEPLRSTFDYGQVNVLLVLCVLCAVYSSRWWLSGLLLGLAAGVKLTPAVGGLYFVGVRRWGAAAFAAVVFFATVGVALLIVGEQARYYFTDLLGDADRVGPVGTSFNQSWRGGISRILGHDAEYGPLVLGAIAVTAVVAWLAWRSVAAAPGEPDRLGLIVVVQLFGLLLSPISWTHHWVWLLPLMIWLVQGPYRFLREARLLGWGWLALTLIGVPWLLSFAQPSIWEVGRPWYLAWAGLVYTVATVATMCWIAALRLRFPGGRRSSRYRAP, encoded by the coding sequence GTGAAGAACCCGCGGGCAACGCTGCTGCGCCTGGCTCCCGTGCTGTTGCTGGTCAGCATCGCCGCGCGGTTGGCGTGGACGTATCTGGTGCCCACCGGGGCCAACTTCGTGGATCTGCACGTCTACATCGGCGGCGCGCAGGCGCTCGACGTCCCCGGCACGCTCTACGGCTACGTCTACGCCGAGCAGACGCCGGACTTCCCGCTGCCGTTCACCTACCCGCCCTTCGCCGCGGTGGTGTTCTATCCCCTGACATTGCTGCCGTTCGAGGTGGTGGCTTTGGGGTGGACGCTGGGCATCATGGCCGCGCTCTACGGGGTGGTGCGGATCAGCCAGCGGCTACTCGGCCTCATCGGCGGTCGCCGCAGCGCGATGCTGTGGACCGCGGTGGGGATCTGGACCGAACCGTTGCGCAGCACGTTCGACTACGGGCAGGTCAACGTGTTGCTGGTGCTGTGCGTGCTGTGCGCGGTGTACAGCAGCAGATGGTGGCTCTCGGGTCTGTTGCTCGGGCTGGCCGCCGGCGTCAAGCTGACCCCGGCCGTCGGCGGGCTGTACTTCGTGGGCGTGCGCCGATGGGGAGCGGCCGCGTTCGCCGCCGTCGTCTTCTTCGCCACGGTGGGGGTGGCGCTGCTGATCGTGGGCGAGCAGGCGCGGTACTACTTCACCGATCTGCTCGGTGACGCGGATCGGGTGGGCCCGGTGGGCACGTCGTTCAATCAATCGTGGCGGGGCGGCATTTCGCGCATCCTGGGTCACGACGCCGAGTACGGGCCGCTGGTGTTGGGGGCCATCGCGGTGACGGCCGTGGTGGCCTGGCTGGCCTGGCGGTCGGTGGCCGCAGCGCCGGGCGAGCCCGACCGGCTGGGTTTGATCGTGGTGGTGCAACTGTTCGGGCTGCTGCTGTCACCGATCTCCTGGACCCACCACTGGGTGTGGCTGCTACCGCTGATGATCTGGCTTGTCCAAGGTCCGTACCGGTTTCTGCGCGAGGCGCGACTGCTCGGATGGGGCTGGCTCGCCCTGACGCTGATCGGGGTGCCGTGGCTGCTCAGCTTCGCCCAGCCGAGCATCTGGGAGGTCGGCCGCCCGTGGTATCTGGCCTGGGCAGGGCTGGTTTACACCGTGGCCACGGTGGCGACGATGTGCTGGATCGCGGCGCTGCGACTCAGGTTTCCGGGCGGCCGACGATCGAGTCGATATCGCGCGCCATAG
- a CDS encoding cytochrome c oxidase subunit 3 family protein: MWVMVLGDLVIFAGYFIIFMIYRSMNPAEFLRAQQHLDVNIGVLNTVILLTSSWFIARAVMAARAGRHVQAIRLVYGAGICGVLFMVFKSYEWASKIGAGHTNSEMFYSFYYVITGVHLLHVLIGLVVLGVVIRELRNPGRRRTSMVETGALYWHMVDLLWVIIFGLLYVMR, encoded by the coding sequence ATGTGGGTGATGGTGCTCGGCGATCTCGTCATCTTCGCCGGCTACTTCATCATCTTCATGATCTACCGGAGCATGAATCCCGCGGAGTTCCTCCGGGCGCAGCAACATCTCGACGTCAACATCGGCGTCTTGAACACCGTGATCTTGTTGACCAGTTCATGGTTCATTGCCCGAGCCGTGATGGCGGCCAGGGCCGGACGGCACGTCCAAGCGATCCGGCTGGTGTACGGCGCGGGGATCTGCGGCGTGCTCTTCATGGTGTTCAAGAGCTACGAATGGGCCAGCAAGATCGGCGCCGGCCACACCAACTCCGAGATGTTTTATTCGTTCTACTACGTGATCACCGGTGTCCACCTGCTGCACGTGTTGATCGGGCTTGTCGTGTTGGGCGTGGTCATCCGGGAGTTGCGCAATCCCGGGCGGCGCCGCACCTCGATGGTCGAAACCGGCGCACTGTACTGGCACATGGTGGACCTGCTCTGGGTGATCATCTTCGGCCTGCTCTACGTGATGAGGTGA